A window of Aerococcus urinae contains these coding sequences:
- a CDS encoding PPK2 family polyphosphate kinase: MEFKDFKVTDGNFSLADFQTAYLSEAEDDKLKEEIYEDLVPQLVDWHDRLTAEGTHGLLVTLQALDAAGKDELIRYIFSTLQPQALKVTSYQQPSDNEIAHDYLWRMHEGMPERGTIAILNRSYYEDIIAPQVHDSLDSDDQPSEIRNDPQVIEKRYQQILQFEKYLCENGFPVVKFFFHMSKDKQRERLLERIEEREKNHEFSFSDIEDRKKWDLYQEVFEKMLQNTACDYAPWYILTADNPWLARKVATEALIDVIEKIDPQYPTFSDEEQEKANQIIEQLRNNEI; encoded by the coding sequence ATGGAATTTAAAGATTTTAAAGTGACAGACGGTAACTTCAGCCTGGCTGATTTTCAAACGGCTTATTTGAGTGAAGCGGAAGACGATAAATTAAAAGAGGAGATCTATGAAGATTTGGTCCCTCAATTAGTCGACTGGCATGACCGCTTGACCGCAGAGGGGACCCATGGGCTCTTAGTGACTCTCCAAGCTTTGGACGCGGCCGGTAAGGATGAATTGATCCGCTATATTTTCTCCACCTTACAGCCCCAGGCCCTCAAGGTGACTTCCTACCAGCAACCTTCAGATAATGAAATTGCCCATGATTATCTCTGGCGCATGCATGAAGGGATGCCGGAAAGGGGGACGATTGCGATTTTGAACCGGTCTTACTATGAAGATATTATCGCTCCCCAAGTTCATGATTCCCTGGATTCCGACGACCAACCCAGTGAAATTCGTAATGATCCCCAAGTCATCGAAAAGCGCTACCAGCAAATTCTTCAGTTTGAGAAATACTTGTGTGAAAATGGTTTTCCAGTGGTCAAATTCTTCTTCCATATGTCCAAAGACAAGCAGCGGGAACGCCTCTTAGAACGGATTGAAGAGCGAGAAAAGAACCATGAATTTTCTTTCTCAGATATTGAAGACCGCAAGAAGTGGGACCTCTACCAGGAAGTTTTTGAGAAGATGTTACAAAACACGGCGTGTGACTATGCGCCCTGGTACATTTTGACCGCTGACAATCCTTGGTTAGCCCGGAAGGTTGCGACGGAAGCTTTAATTGATGTCATTGAAAAAATCGACCCGCAATATCCAACTTTCTCAGACGAAGAACAAGAAAAGGCCAATCAAATCATTGAACAATTACGAAATAATGAGATATAA
- a CDS encoding DeoR/GlpR family DNA-binding transcription regulator: MYQEERLRLIMKELKDRGRLTAKEMTSALGVSRDTIRRDFNLLEDQGLAHRTHGGLILPKQVPVIAPYQSRSKQSTQAKRAIAQGAKKFLQKGGFYFFDVSTVVSQLAQISEESMTVYSHSLDNALIFSDKEGVDFNLLGGKYYSKNRFFSNLDTLKQLDQLYFDVAFIGAAGLKDGKISYDDQADCQVKELVFKNSQSIVLLAEAEKFQQNGHYQAGSLEEIDYLITTQALPAIKKINGLEVIETDRKEEDHDASSD; encoded by the coding sequence ATGTACCAAGAGGAACGTTTAAGATTAATAATGAAAGAATTAAAAGACAGGGGGCGGTTAACGGCTAAGGAAATGACTTCAGCTTTGGGTGTTTCTAGAGATACGATCCGCCGGGATTTTAATCTACTCGAAGACCAGGGACTCGCTCACCGCACCCATGGGGGCTTAATCTTGCCTAAGCAAGTGCCAGTCATTGCTCCTTATCAAAGTCGCTCTAAGCAATCAACCCAAGCCAAAAGAGCTATTGCTCAAGGGGCAAAGAAATTTCTTCAAAAGGGGGGCTTTTACTTCTTCGATGTCTCTACCGTCGTTAGTCAACTGGCCCAAATAAGTGAAGAATCTATGACAGTTTATTCTCATTCTTTAGATAATGCCCTCATTTTTAGTGACAAAGAAGGGGTGGACTTTAACCTCCTAGGCGGCAAGTATTACTCAAAGAATCGTTTCTTTTCCAACTTAGACACTCTCAAACAACTTGACCAGCTCTATTTTGATGTGGCTTTTATTGGCGCTGCGGGACTAAAGGATGGAAAAATCTCCTATGATGACCAAGCCGACTGCCAGGTTAAGGAGCTAGTGTTCAAAAATTCGCAAAGTATAGTTCTCTTAGCCGAAGCGGAGAAATTCCAACAAAACGGCCACTACCAAGCGGGAAGCCTGGAAGAAATCGATTATCTAATCACAACCCAAGCTCTCCCAGCGATTAAAAAGATTAATGGATTGGAAGTCATTGAAACCGACAGAAAGGAAGAAGATCATGATGCAAGCTCAGATTAA
- a CDS encoding 3'-5' exonuclease, which yields MTYNIFSQVPSEYVAFDLETTGLGFSSKIIQISAVHFKGGEEIGAFDQLINPERTIPAKITQLTGISDEDVYLSPTIDLVIQDFMTFIKDLPLAGYNSKKFDIPMLRANTGIDLSSLPHMDVLEMARLSPIRTQNYKLTTVKAYYGIQNRAHDSLNDSRATALILEEFRKGNF from the coding sequence ATGACATATAATATTTTTTCCCAAGTCCCCAGTGAATATGTTGCCTTTGATTTAGAGACAACGGGGCTAGGCTTTTCTAGTAAGATTATTCAGATTTCAGCTGTTCATTTTAAGGGAGGTGAGGAGATTGGCGCTTTTGACCAATTAATCAATCCCGAGCGTACTATTCCAGCCAAGATTACCCAGTTGACTGGGATTTCTGATGAAGATGTTTATTTATCGCCAACCATCGATCTGGTAATCCAGGATTTTATGACTTTTATTAAGGACCTGCCCCTAGCTGGATATAATAGTAAGAAATTTGACATTCCTATGCTGAGAGCCAATACTGGCATTGATCTGAGTTCGCTTCCCCATATGGATGTTTTAGAGATGGCCCGTCTCAGTCCTATTCGCACGCAAAATTATAAATTAACTACCGTCAAAGCTTATTACGGCATCCAAAACCGGGCCCACGATAGTCTCAATGATTCTCGGGCCACTGCCTTGATCTTGGAAGAATTCCGTAAGGGAAATTTCTAG
- a CDS encoding DUF2188 domain-containing protein, which yields MGKNQHVTPKGEKWQLKGAGNDRATKMFDTQAQAAEYGRKVAKNQKSELLIHGRNGRIRSKDSYGNDPFPPKDYEN from the coding sequence ATGGGTAAAAATCAGCATGTAACACCAAAAGGAGAAAAATGGCAATTAAAAGGAGCAGGTAATGATCGTGCAACTAAAATGTTTGACACGCAAGCACAAGCAGCTGAATATGGAAGGAAAGTAGCCAAAAATCAAAAATCTGAATTGTTAATTCATGGAAGAAATGGGAGAATACGCTCAAAAGATTCCTACGGAAATGATCCTTTTCCGCCTAAAGACTATGAAAATTAA
- a CDS encoding PTS sugar transporter subunit IIB produces MKFVTVCGAGVGSSVMLKVFAQNILSDEGIAGSVEAADISSLNPYDYDVIITSSAFAERLEGQVKHLIIMDNMLDQAYLRSQILSLVSEEEAVR; encoded by the coding sequence ATGAAATTTGTAACGGTATGTGGTGCTGGAGTAGGTTCTAGCGTAATGTTAAAAGTTTTCGCCCAAAATATTTTATCGGATGAAGGGATTGCAGGCAGTGTCGAAGCGGCTGACATTTCTTCACTCAATCCTTATGACTACGATGTCATTATTACCTCTTCAGCCTTTGCGGAACGTTTAGAGGGACAAGTTAAGCATTTAATTATCATGGATAATATGTTAGACCAAGCTTATTTAAGAAGCCAAATCTTAAGCTTAGTTAGCGAAGAGGAGGCGGTTCGATGA
- a CDS encoding HAD family hydrolase, with the protein MMQAQIKLVISDIDGTILDSNHQVDDQLKDQVKALQKQGIPFVLASARSPRGMYGLAKELELDQNPIATYNGALIVPSNPKKLDQALVNHVIDPNEAGKLIDILQSQFPTVSINPYAGADWYANARSPWTDEEAAITQDKPIIKDPQSLLEEGVGINKFLLIDQPTKISHLEDYLKALDFKHCDFYLSKDNYLEVTAKGVSKENALREIAEVYQVPLENCLAIGDNFNDIPMLQLAGLGIAMANAPKEVQAAADDITSSNDDHGVSQALIKWVL; encoded by the coding sequence ATGATGCAAGCTCAGATTAAATTGGTGATCAGTGACATTGATGGAACCATTCTCGATTCTAACCACCAGGTCGATGACCAATTGAAGGATCAGGTAAAAGCTCTTCAAAAGCAAGGGATTCCCTTTGTCTTAGCTTCTGCGCGATCGCCCCGAGGCATGTATGGCTTAGCCAAGGAATTGGAACTCGACCAGAACCCAATCGCGACTTATAATGGGGCCCTAATTGTGCCAAGTAACCCGAAAAAACTCGACCAAGCCCTGGTGAACCATGTGATTGATCCTAATGAAGCCGGAAAACTGATTGACATCCTCCAAAGTCAATTTCCCACGGTTTCCATCAATCCCTATGCCGGAGCGGACTGGTATGCTAATGCTAGGAGCCCTTGGACGGATGAAGAAGCTGCGATTACCCAGGACAAACCGATTATTAAAGATCCTCAGTCTTTACTTGAAGAGGGGGTTGGCATAAATAAGTTTCTCCTGATTGACCAGCCCACTAAGATTAGTCACTTAGAAGACTATCTCAAGGCACTGGATTTCAAACATTGTGATTTCTACCTCTCTAAGGACAATTACCTAGAAGTTACCGCTAAGGGTGTCTCCAAAGAAAATGCCTTACGAGAAATTGCGGAAGTCTACCAAGTCCCGCTTGAAAATTGTTTAGCTATTGGTGATAATTTTAATGATATCCCCATGCTTCAATTAGCTGGGCTAGGAATTGCTATGGCTAACGCACCTAAGGAAGTTCAAGCGGCTGCCGATGATATTACTAGCTCTAACGATGACCATGGGGTGAGTCAGGCCCTCATTAAATGGGTACTATAA
- a CDS encoding M1 family metallopeptidase — protein sequence MTENQRLLDQFVPDHYDIYLDISRQDKRFSGTTTVSGQTKGQDIVLNQKYLTTEKVTVDGELASFSQDDQAETLTIANDKEGQVEVAVTYHANLTDSMMGIYPSYYEVDGEEKQLVGTQFETTFARQAFPCVDEPAAKATFSLAIKFDEQAGETIIANQPEVKCENGVHYFEETVRMSSYLIAFVFGDLQKKITHTKSGVEIGVFATKAHAPKELDFALDISKRSIEFFEEFYDTPYPLEHSYQVGLPDFSAGAMENWGLVTYREAYLLIDPDNASLPTKQLVATVIAHELAHQWFGNLVTMNWWDDLWLNESFANMMEYAAIDALEPEWKVWELFQTSDVPAALERDATDGVQSVHVMVNDPAEIDSIFDPAIVYAKGARLLVMVRSLLGDDDLRKGLKAYFEKHQYGNAKGQDLWYALSQASGLDIGAIMDSWLEQPGYPVVSAKLVDGDLVLSQEQFFIGQGQDQGRLWQIPLQANNDQVPEIMTESEITVSNFKKGDQALRLNVGNNSHFIVDYDEELLKDIIDELDQLTAIDQLQVLQDLNLLAKGGRLSYAKIIPLLDKLAKAESAIVHEKIAAILSVLKDFARPKSEEEAAIKEYIRSLYHDQVEKLGVEAWVGESLDDELSRPTILAASLYAEDKMVIEGLHELYLNSGGGENKEKLPADRRALLLKNEVVNYGSDDLCQDYLTAYQKSANPSLKADLRQALTASKDETFLDQIVGHFQETNVIKPQDLRAWYRGVLANPAGEEKAWNWLRNNWDWLEAKVGGDMEFATYITVTAGVFNTEERLEEFKDFFEEKVDVPGLGREIRMDIKVIEGRVDFIKKEKDAVLSSVETANNK from the coding sequence ATGACAGAAAATCAACGTCTACTCGACCAGTTTGTTCCTGACCACTATGACATCTATTTGGACATTAGCCGCCAAGATAAGCGTTTTAGTGGAACAACCACCGTTAGTGGCCAAACTAAGGGTCAAGACATTGTGTTAAACCAAAAATATTTAACCACGGAAAAGGTCACTGTGGATGGGGAATTAGCTTCTTTTTCACAAGATGACCAAGCAGAAACCTTAACTATTGCTAATGATAAGGAAGGTCAGGTAGAAGTCGCAGTGACCTACCACGCTAACCTCACCGACTCCATGATGGGAATTTATCCTTCTTATTATGAAGTGGACGGTGAAGAAAAACAGTTGGTCGGCACGCAGTTTGAGACTACGTTTGCCCGCCAGGCCTTTCCTTGTGTGGATGAACCCGCTGCTAAGGCTACTTTTTCCTTAGCCATTAAATTTGACGAACAAGCAGGCGAAACGATTATCGCCAACCAACCCGAAGTCAAATGTGAAAACGGCGTTCACTACTTCGAAGAAACCGTCCGCATGTCCAGCTACCTGATCGCCTTTGTCTTTGGCGACCTGCAAAAGAAAATTACCCATACTAAGTCCGGAGTTGAAATTGGTGTCTTTGCCACTAAGGCTCACGCTCCTAAGGAACTTGACTTTGCCTTAGACATCAGTAAACGGTCGATCGAATTCTTCGAAGAATTCTACGACACCCCCTACCCGCTGGAACATTCCTACCAAGTTGGCCTACCGGACTTTTCTGCTGGAGCCATGGAAAACTGGGGGCTAGTAACCTACCGGGAAGCCTATCTCTTAATCGATCCGGATAACGCCTCCCTACCAACCAAACAATTAGTGGCTACCGTGATCGCCCACGAACTCGCCCACCAATGGTTCGGTAACTTAGTCACCATGAACTGGTGGGACGACTTATGGTTGAATGAATCTTTTGCCAATATGATGGAATATGCGGCTATCGATGCCCTTGAACCAGAGTGGAAGGTCTGGGAACTCTTCCAAACTTCCGATGTGCCTGCTGCTTTGGAACGTGATGCAACAGATGGCGTCCAATCGGTCCATGTTATGGTCAACGATCCAGCCGAAATCGACTCCATCTTCGACCCGGCCATTGTCTATGCCAAAGGAGCCCGTCTCTTAGTCATGGTGCGTTCCTTATTAGGTGACGACGACCTTCGTAAGGGGCTCAAGGCTTACTTTGAAAAACACCAATACGGTAATGCCAAGGGCCAAGACCTCTGGTATGCTCTATCACAAGCTTCTGGCTTAGATATTGGGGCAATTATGGATTCTTGGTTAGAACAACCTGGCTATCCAGTGGTATCCGCTAAGTTAGTGGACGGCGATTTAGTCTTAAGCCAAGAACAATTCTTTATTGGCCAAGGCCAAGACCAAGGACGTCTCTGGCAAATTCCACTCCAAGCCAACAACGACCAAGTGCCAGAAATCATGACCGAGTCAGAAATCACAGTTTCAAACTTCAAAAAAGGCGACCAAGCCTTAAGACTCAATGTCGGAAATAACTCTCACTTTATCGTTGATTACGATGAAGAACTCTTAAAGGACATCATTGATGAATTAGACCAATTAACCGCTATCGATCAACTCCAAGTCTTACAAGACTTAAACCTCTTAGCTAAGGGTGGTCGCTTATCCTACGCGAAAATTATTCCTTTATTGGACAAATTAGCTAAGGCTGAATCAGCCATTGTCCATGAAAAGATTGCTGCAATCTTATCAGTATTAAAAGACTTTGCCCGTCCAAAGAGTGAAGAAGAAGCAGCCATTAAGGAATATATCCGCTCACTCTACCATGACCAAGTTGAAAAGCTAGGCGTAGAAGCTTGGGTAGGCGAAAGTCTGGATGACGAATTGAGTCGTCCAACGATTTTGGCCGCTTCTCTCTATGCTGAAGACAAGATGGTCATTGAGGGCCTCCATGAACTTTACTTAAACTCTGGTGGTGGAGAAAACAAGGAAAAACTACCCGCTGACCGTCGTGCCCTGCTCTTGAAGAATGAAGTGGTTAACTACGGTTCTGATGACCTCTGCCAAGACTACCTCACCGCCTACCAAAAATCAGCTAATCCAAGTCTCAAGGCTGACCTCCGTCAAGCTCTGACTGCTTCTAAGGATGAAACCTTCTTAGACCAAATCGTGGGCCACTTCCAAGAAACCAATGTGATTAAGCCCCAAGACTTACGGGCTTGGTATCGTGGCGTCTTAGCTAACCCAGCTGGAGAAGAAAAAGCCTGGAACTGGCTACGGAATAACTGGGACTGGTTAGAAGCCAAAGTCGGTGGCGATATGGAATTTGCCACCTACATCACGGTTACCGCAGGCGTCTTTAATACTGAAGAACGCCTAGAAGAATTCAAGGACTTCTTCGAAGAAAAAGTCGATGTCCCTGGACTAGGACGTGAAATCCGCATGGATATCAAGGTCATTGAAGGCCGGGTAGACTTCATCAAGAAGGAAAAAGATGCTGTTTTAAGCAGTGTCGAAACCGCAAATAATAAATAA
- a CDS encoding PTS sugar transporter subunit IIA, which translates to MADFIQPSRIALQVELDSPEAAIQFGGNLLEASDLITQAYTQAMLDRYHKQGPYFVIAPGIAFPHARPEEGALATGFSLVTFKTPIVFSHPSNDPVHLMLCLSATDSQKHLEALMRLAELLQSEALKQKWFQANDKETILADLNDLGGYDL; encoded by the coding sequence ATGGCAGATTTTATTCAACCCAGTCGCATAGCCCTGCAAGTCGAACTGGATAGTCCGGAAGCAGCGATTCAGTTTGGCGGCAACTTGTTAGAAGCAAGTGACTTAATCACCCAGGCTTACACCCAAGCCATGCTTGACCGCTACCATAAGCAGGGACCTTATTTTGTGATTGCGCCGGGAATAGCTTTTCCCCACGCTCGTCCGGAAGAGGGGGCTTTAGCAACGGGCTTTAGCCTGGTGACCTTCAAGACACCGATTGTCTTTTCTCATCCTAGTAATGATCCGGTTCATTTAATGCTGTGCTTGAGTGCGACTGATAGCCAAAAACACCTTGAAGCCCTTATGCGGCTAGCTGAGCTCTTGCAGTCGGAAGCCTTGAAGCAAAAGTGGTTTCAAGCCAACGATAAAGAAACGATTTTAGCTGATTTAAACGATTTAGGAGGATATGACTTATGA
- a CDS encoding VanZ family protein — protein sequence MTLKQIRNLAFIALILLLVLTFPSSATSYQDQSLIPLLESALANHPGESLLSGLSFSYAGEEISLQARDYYAFIEFFIRKGAHFVLFGSLASLAYLSLLIDVKRTTVRAPLAALLTFGYAAFDELRQIFTPNRTGLLADVYLDTCGALTFILLTILVFSWLSKKGWIKESQGPI from the coding sequence GTGACCTTAAAACAAATCCGAAACCTTGCCTTTATTGCTTTAATTCTCTTACTCGTCTTGACTTTTCCGAGTTCCGCTACTTCCTACCAAGATCAGAGTCTAATCCCACTTTTGGAGTCGGCCCTAGCCAATCATCCAGGTGAAAGTTTATTAAGTGGTCTTTCTTTTTCCTATGCCGGAGAGGAAATATCGCTTCAAGCTCGCGACTACTATGCCTTTATTGAGTTCTTTATCCGTAAGGGGGCTCACTTTGTCCTTTTTGGCAGTCTGGCTAGCCTCGCCTACCTATCCTTATTAATCGATGTCAAAAGGACAACAGTCCGTGCTCCTTTAGCGGCCTTATTGACTTTTGGCTATGCAGCTTTTGATGAATTGCGGCAGATATTTACCCCCAACCGAACCGGGCTTCTGGCTGATGTCTACCTAGATACCTGTGGCGCCTTGACTTTTATCTTGCTGACGATCTTAGTTTTTTCTTGGCTTTCGAAAAAGGGTTGGATCAAGGAAAGTCAAGGCCCAATTTAG
- a CDS encoding helix-turn-helix transcriptional regulator — protein sequence MDKELILHNRLKAIRKEKGLSQQALADMIGVSRNSISSIETGQFNPTAKLALILCIALDCQFEDMFYFEDDLS from the coding sequence ATGGATAAAGAATTAATCTTACACAACCGTCTCAAAGCCATCCGCAAAGAAAAAGGCCTGAGTCAGCAGGCCTTAGCCGACATGATCGGCGTCTCACGGAACTCGATTTCATCGATTGAAACTGGGCAATTCAACCCCACCGCTAAACTAGCCCTCATCCTGTGTATCGCTTTAGATTGTCAATTTGAGGACATGTTTTATTTTGAAGATGATCTTTCCTAA
- a CDS encoding DUF6442 family protein: protein MKEEEKERILAKYRSDNQDEYQQHLIKKADDYGFAAMCVVAIILMAIKAINGQSIADIEVILFTFISVNFYKRYKISQEKSALILLIFTSVLNIAFFLRFIHFSFGAA, encoded by the coding sequence ATGAAGGAAGAAGAAAAAGAACGCATTCTAGCTAAATATCGCTCAGACAATCAGGATGAATATCAGCAACACCTGATTAAGAAAGCCGACGACTATGGTTTCGCCGCTATGTGCGTGGTAGCCATTATTTTGATGGCCATCAAAGCCATTAACGGACAGAGCATTGCTGATATTGAAGTCATCTTATTTACCTTTATATCGGTGAATTTCTATAAAAGGTATAAAATTAGTCAAGAAAAATCTGCCTTAATCCTCTTAATCTTTACCTCTGTACTAAATATTGCCTTTTTCTTACGCTTTATACATTTTAGCTTTGGGGCAGCCTAA
- the tnpB gene encoding IS66 family insertion sequence element accessory protein TnpB (TnpB, as the term is used for proteins encoded by IS66 family insertion elements, is considered an accessory protein, since TnpC, encoded by a neighboring gene, is a DDE family transposase.): MIINMDDLHHIYIAYGKTDLRKGIDSLTTIVQEDFKMDPFSQSLFLFCGNRNDRFKALYWDGSGFWLFYKRFEDGKMQWPKSHRELKQISKQQWQWLLEGFSIESSVRKTQKKKFY; this comes from the coding sequence ATGATTATTAATATGGATGACCTTCACCATATTTACATTGCCTACGGCAAAACCGATTTGAGGAAAGGAATTGATTCGCTAACAACTATTGTTCAGGAAGATTTTAAAATGGATCCGTTCAGTCAGTCATTATTTTTATTTTGTGGAAACCGCAATGATCGTTTTAAAGCACTCTATTGGGATGGCAGTGGCTTTTGGTTATTCTACAAACGATTTGAAGATGGTAAGATGCAATGGCCTAAAAGCCATAGAGAATTAAAACAGATTTCAAAGCAACAGTGGCAATGGCTACTTGAAGGTTTTTCTATCGAAAGTTCTGTGCGAAAAACACAAAAGAAAAAATTTTATTGA
- a CDS encoding PTS ascorbate transporter subunit IIC, with product MNLLLYFIQTIFSQAVFIIGLVCLIGLLIQKKSFDKIVSSVIKAMIGFLLINEGGKFLGMALLPLQPMFIKIFNLNVDVPSLDQAMGGLEGVGFEMALIFALGFVLNILIARFTPLKFVHLSAHVSFFYAGLIAALLKYNTSLPTAAIVLIGAIILGIYLTVTCAYVYPFMKNIKGGEGFTLAHSSSVGLLIGALLGKVVGKGSRDIEEIQFPKSLGFLREMTIALSLVMMALFLGLSLLAGPSFVVDQVSKGQDIFSFSLINGLTFGMWITVIITGVRMLLAEIVPAFHGISAKLIPNAIPGLDVPLLFPNHPTSVIVGFLMSLLAGFLGVFVLGLIGYPIPVFPALIPTFFTGAITAIFGNSTGGRRGAIAASFTNGLILIFGQALLLPMVGDYAQIMRVLAETDYAFYGPLLGYLLRLIGI from the coding sequence ATGAATCTATTACTCTATTTCATTCAAACCATATTTTCCCAGGCCGTCTTTATTATCGGTTTGGTCTGCTTAATTGGGCTCCTGATTCAAAAGAAATCCTTCGACAAGATTGTTTCCTCTGTGATTAAGGCCATGATTGGTTTTCTCTTAATTAACGAAGGTGGGAAGTTCCTAGGAATGGCCTTACTGCCACTCCAACCCATGTTTATTAAGATCTTTAATTTGAATGTCGATGTGCCTAGTCTGGACCAAGCTATGGGTGGACTTGAAGGCGTAGGTTTCGAGATGGCCTTGATCTTTGCTTTGGGTTTTGTGCTTAATATTTTAATTGCTCGTTTTACGCCTTTGAAATTTGTCCACCTCAGTGCCCATGTGTCTTTCTTCTATGCAGGTTTAATTGCGGCCCTGTTAAAATATAATACCAGCCTGCCTACCGCAGCCATTGTTTTAATCGGTGCTATTATTCTTGGTATTTACTTGACCGTAACCTGTGCCTATGTTTATCCCTTTATGAAGAACATCAAGGGTGGGGAAGGCTTTACCTTAGCTCACTCCTCTTCAGTCGGTCTCTTGATTGGGGCCTTATTAGGAAAAGTGGTTGGTAAAGGGAGCAGGGATATTGAAGAAATCCAATTTCCTAAGTCACTCGGCTTCTTGCGGGAGATGACCATTGCCTTGTCCTTAGTGATGATGGCTCTATTCTTGGGACTTTCCCTCTTAGCCGGGCCTAGTTTTGTGGTTGATCAAGTTTCTAAAGGGCAGGATATTTTCTCCTTTAGCTTAATTAATGGTTTGACTTTTGGGATGTGGATTACGGTCATTATTACTGGTGTGCGGATGCTTTTAGCTGAGATTGTGCCTGCCTTCCATGGCATTTCCGCTAAGTTAATTCCAAACGCCATTCCAGGACTCGACGTGCCTCTACTCTTTCCAAACCATCCGACGAGTGTAATTGTTGGGTTTCTGATGAGCTTATTAGCCGGTTTCTTGGGTGTCTTTGTCTTAGGTTTGATTGGTTATCCGATTCCAGTCTTTCCAGCTTTGATTCCGACCTTCTTTACCGGTGCCATCACGGCTATCTTTGGTAATAGCACTGGTGGGAGACGGGGAGCCATTGCCGCTTCCTTTACCAATGGTTTGATCCTGATTTTTGGTCAAGCCCTCCTCTTACCAATGGTCGGGGACTATGCCCAAATCATGCGGGTCTTAGCTGAAACTGACTATGCCTTCTATGGCCCCTTGTTAGGTTACCTGTTAAGACTAATAGGAATTTAA